A DNA window from Janibacter sp. A1S7 contains the following coding sequences:
- a CDS encoding FMN-binding glutamate synthase family protein, which translates to MKSKALLSTLAAGTVGIAARDLLQRRHALSRNFPVVANARYLLERIGPELRQYIVTSNDEERPFSRDQRTWVYASSKRQNNYTGFGTDNDTEHLDGYAIFKHRTFSDVAASSSITDSHRITLPSAKVLGAPRGRRHAFRPESVVNISAMSFGSLSGNAITALNRGAKQAGILHNTGEGSLSPYHRQGGDLIFQIGTAYFGCRDSTGRFDLAMLKDVVESAPVKAIEIKLSQGAKPGLGGHLPAEKISEEIARTRGIRQDRDCASPARHSEFHDVDSMLDFVELIAQETGLPVGIKSAVGGSGLWEGLVEQMADGQRGVDYIQIDGGEGGTGAAPLVFTDAVALPYRLAFTRVYSLFAEAGLTDRVTWIGSGKLGLPENALVAFALGADMVSVAREAMLSVGCIQAQKCHTDRCPTGVATQNPWLERGLDPMLKANRLDNYVRTLRRDLLKVSEACGVWHPSLLTVDDIEILDGHRTAVPLGDIYGYRSGWGTLNETDAAQIVDLMSGTATCGETRRRPEVTVV; encoded by the coding sequence ATGAAGTCCAAGGCCCTCCTCAGCACGCTCGCCGCCGGAACCGTCGGGATCGCCGCCCGCGATCTTCTCCAGCGGAGGCACGCGCTCAGCCGGAACTTCCCCGTCGTCGCCAATGCGCGCTATCTGCTGGAGCGGATCGGGCCGGAGTTGCGGCAGTACATCGTCACCAGCAACGACGAGGAGCGACCCTTCAGCCGGGACCAACGCACTTGGGTGTATGCGTCGTCGAAGCGGCAGAACAACTACACCGGCTTCGGCACCGACAACGACACGGAGCACCTCGACGGCTACGCGATCTTCAAGCACCGCACCTTCTCCGACGTGGCCGCCTCCAGCTCGATCACCGACTCCCATCGGATCACCCTCCCGTCCGCGAAGGTCCTCGGGGCGCCCCGCGGGCGCCGCCACGCCTTCCGCCCGGAGTCCGTGGTCAACATCTCGGCGATGAGCTTCGGCTCCCTCTCCGGCAATGCCATCACCGCGCTGAACAGGGGCGCCAAGCAGGCCGGGATCCTGCACAACACCGGCGAGGGCTCCCTCTCCCCCTACCACCGCCAGGGCGGCGACCTGATCTTCCAGATCGGGACCGCCTACTTCGGGTGCCGCGACTCGACCGGCCGTTTCGACCTGGCCATGCTCAAGGACGTCGTCGAGTCAGCACCGGTGAAGGCGATCGAGATCAAGCTCAGCCAGGGCGCCAAGCCCGGCCTGGGCGGTCACCTGCCCGCGGAGAAGATCTCCGAGGAGATCGCCCGCACCCGCGGCATCCGCCAGGACCGGGACTGCGCCAGCCCGGCCCGGCACAGCGAGTTCCACGACGTGGACTCCATGCTCGACTTCGTCGAGCTGATCGCCCAGGAGACCGGCCTGCCCGTGGGGATCAAGTCGGCGGTCGGCGGCTCGGGTCTCTGGGAGGGACTCGTCGAGCAGATGGCCGATGGGCAACGGGGCGTGGACTACATCCAGATCGACGGGGGCGAAGGGGGGACCGGCGCGGCCCCCCTCGTGTTCACCGACGCGGTGGCCCTGCCCTACCGGCTCGCCTTCACGCGGGTCTACTCCCTCTTCGCCGAGGCCGGCCTGACCGACCGGGTCACCTGGATCGGCAGCGGAAAGCTCGGCCTGCCCGAGAACGCGCTCGTGGCGTTCGCCCTCGGGGCCGACATGGTCAGCGTCGCGCGCGAGGCCATGCTCTCCGTCGGCTGCATCCAGGCGCAGAAGTGCCACACCGACCGCTGCCCCACCGGCGTCGCCACGCAGAACCCGTGGCTGGAGCGGGGTCTCGACCCGATGCTGAAGGCCAATCGTCTCGACAACTACGTGCGCACCCTTCGCCGGGACCTGCTCAAGGTCTCCGAGGCATGTGGGGTCTGGCACCCGAGCCTGCTCACCGTCGACGACATCGAGATCCTCGACGGCCACCGCACCGCGGTCCCGCTCGGCGACATCTACGGATACCGGAGCGGCTGGGGCACCCTCAACGAGACGGATGCCGCGCAGATCGTCGACCTCATGTCCGGCACGGCCACCTGTGGCGAGACGCGCCGCCGCCCGGAGGTCACCGTCGTCTGA
- a CDS encoding bifunctional GNAT family N-acetyltransferase/NUDIX hydrolase — MPSDSAATVRPVLPGDPALADLAAIEDAGLPMFTEIMDTSGWRPAPTGAARAERAGFLLVAGEPPEGFVHVLDLDGHAHLEQLSVRPDRMRAGVGRALVRAALIEAARRGHDELTLCTYVDVAWNAPFYRQLGFREVEEAHAPESVLAIRAQERAAGLDDGGRRVIMRVPLATTVVEPRPAVSVIPLRDGTQGLEVFVQHRQATMDFAAGAVVFPGGRCDAADTAAGHRLPLPAGVLDDHVRRWAATSSGARAVEARTLLATGLRELQEETGLVADPSALVPWDRWVTPEIVPTRFDVAFYVLHVPRDAVSQPRHSTTEATRSGWEPVVHLLEGLETGRVTMLTPTRVIVEELAWLGVVDAVMALRPVITTVRDDHPAARPRPGGEPRTGVRPPRQGR; from the coding sequence ATGCCCTCCGACTCCGCTGCGACCGTGCGGCCGGTCCTGCCCGGCGACCCGGCGCTGGCCGACCTCGCTGCCATCGAGGACGCGGGCCTGCCGATGTTCACCGAGATCATGGACACCTCCGGCTGGCGACCTGCACCCACCGGCGCGGCACGGGCCGAGCGGGCCGGGTTCCTGCTCGTCGCGGGAGAGCCGCCGGAGGGATTCGTCCACGTGCTCGACCTCGACGGTCACGCCCACCTCGAGCAGCTCTCGGTCCGACCGGACCGGATGCGTGCAGGAGTCGGCCGCGCACTCGTGCGCGCGGCCCTGATCGAGGCGGCTCGTCGCGGTCACGACGAGCTGACCCTGTGCACCTATGTCGACGTCGCGTGGAACGCTCCCTTCTACCGCCAGCTGGGGTTCCGCGAGGTCGAGGAGGCCCACGCGCCCGAGTCGGTCCTGGCGATCCGGGCACAGGAGCGCGCCGCCGGCCTGGACGACGGGGGCCGCCGGGTCATCATGCGCGTCCCCCTGGCGACGACCGTCGTCGAACCCCGCCCGGCGGTCAGTGTCATCCCCCTGCGCGACGGGACGCAGGGGCTGGAGGTCTTCGTCCAGCACCGGCAGGCCACCATGGACTTCGCCGCCGGAGCCGTGGTCTTTCCCGGCGGACGGTGCGACGCCGCGGACACCGCTGCCGGGCATCGCCTCCCCCTGCCTGCCGGCGTGCTCGACGACCACGTACGACGCTGGGCCGCGACCAGTTCCGGCGCCCGTGCCGTGGAGGCGCGGACACTGCTCGCCACGGGGCTGCGCGAGCTGCAGGAGGAGACCGGGCTGGTGGCCGACCCGAGCGCGCTCGTGCCGTGGGACCGCTGGGTCACCCCGGAGATCGTCCCCACGCGCTTCGACGTCGCCTTCTACGTCCTGCACGTGCCCCGGGATGCGGTGAGCCAGCCCCGGCACTCCACGACCGAGGCCACCCGGTCCGGCTGGGAGCCGGTGGTGCATCTGCTGGAGGGGCTGGAGACCGGACGGGTGACGATGCTGACCCCGACCCGGGTCATCGTCGAGGAGCTCGCCTGGCTCGGCGTCGTGGACGCCGTCATGGCGCTCCGCCCCGTCATCACGACGGTGCGTGACGACCACCCGGCCGCACGACCGAGGCCGGGGGGCGAACCACGGACCGGTGTGCGGCCGCCCCGGCAGGGGCGGTAG
- the pyrR gene encoding bifunctional pyr operon transcriptional regulator/uracil phosphoribosyltransferase PyrR produces the protein MCPDSPPPQAPDQSPPDREVLSAGDISRALRRIAHEIVERNKGAGNVVLLGIPSRGVELARRLGALIADIEGSEVPVGSLDVTMYRDDLRGRPTKTPHQTHFPSTGVDDRVVVLVDDVLYSGRTVRAALDALADYGRPRAVRLAVLVDRGHRELPIRADHVGKNLPTSHAERVTVRLTGYDDVDDSVTIARAER, from the coding sequence ATGTGTCCGGACTCGCCGCCCCCGCAGGCCCCTGACCAGTCCCCGCCCGATCGTGAGGTCCTCAGCGCCGGTGACATCTCCCGAGCGCTGCGCCGCATCGCCCACGAGATCGTCGAGCGCAACAAGGGGGCCGGCAACGTCGTCCTCCTGGGCATCCCCAGCCGCGGTGTGGAGCTCGCCCGCCGCCTGGGCGCCCTCATCGCCGACATCGAGGGCAGCGAGGTACCCGTCGGCTCGCTCGACGTGACGATGTACCGGGACGACCTGCGGGGTCGTCCGACGAAGACCCCGCACCAGACCCACTTCCCCTCGACCGGGGTCGACGACCGCGTGGTCGTCCTCGTCGACGACGTCCTCTACTCCGGCCGGACCGTGCGGGCCGCCCTCGACGCGCTGGCGGACTACGGCCGCCCCCGGGCCGTGCGACTCGCGGTGCTCGTCGACCGTGGCCACCGGGAGCTGCCGATCCGCGCCGACCACGTCGGCAAGAACCTGCCGACCTCCCACGCCGAGCGGGTGACGGTGCGCCTGACCGGTTACGACGACGTCGACGACTCGGTGACGATCGCCAGGGCGGAACGATGA
- a CDS encoding dihydroorotase, with product MNGHRMSGHNDLLVTGAAVHGGESADVLVRDGRVVAVGPDATGAATETDLERVDADGLVLLPGFVDLHTHLREPGREDAETVRSGSAAAAAGGFTAVLAMANTSPVTDTGEAAEHVLDLGVAAGLADVRPVGAVTKGLEGAELAELGMMHRSRARVRVFSDDGRCVHDARVMRRALEYVRAFDGVVSQHAQDPALAGPGACCHEGEVSGRLGLTGWPAVAESSIIARDAELALHTGSRVHIAHVSTAEGVEAVRWAKRRGARITAEVTPHHLLLTTDLLGSYDPVFKVNPPLRPQEDVDALREALVDGTIDAVATDHAPHARHDKEHAFPDAAFGMLGLETAFSVVHDVMIASGRMDWALLTERMSTAPARIAGLAEHGQHIRPGSPANLVLVDPRAEVTVDPGASLSLSRNTPFAGRTLTGRVRTTILNGRITVADGEVRP from the coding sequence ATGAACGGACACAGGATGAGTGGCCACAACGACCTCCTCGTGACCGGAGCGGCCGTCCACGGTGGCGAGAGCGCCGATGTCCTCGTCCGCGACGGCCGCGTCGTCGCCGTGGGCCCGGACGCCACGGGGGCCGCCACCGAGACCGACCTCGAGCGCGTCGACGCCGACGGGCTGGTGCTCCTGCCCGGTTTCGTCGACCTGCACACCCACCTGCGCGAGCCGGGCCGGGAGGACGCCGAGACCGTGCGGTCCGGGTCCGCCGCTGCGGCTGCCGGGGGCTTCACCGCCGTCCTCGCGATGGCCAACACCTCACCGGTGACCGACACCGGTGAGGCGGCCGAGCACGTCCTCGACCTGGGTGTGGCCGCCGGGCTGGCCGACGTGCGCCCGGTCGGCGCCGTGACCAAGGGCCTCGAGGGGGCCGAGCTGGCCGAGCTGGGGATGATGCACCGCTCCCGTGCCCGGGTGCGCGTCTTCTCCGACGACGGCAGATGCGTCCACGACGCCCGCGTGATGCGGCGCGCGCTGGAGTACGTGCGGGCCTTCGACGGTGTGGTCTCCCAGCACGCGCAGGACCCGGCGCTCGCGGGGCCGGGCGCGTGCTGCCACGAGGGCGAGGTCAGCGGTCGACTCGGACTGACCGGCTGGCCGGCCGTGGCCGAGTCGAGCATCATCGCGCGGGACGCGGAGCTGGCTCTGCACACCGGGTCCCGGGTCCACATCGCGCACGTCTCGACAGCCGAGGGCGTGGAGGCCGTGCGCTGGGCCAAGCGTCGCGGGGCCCGGATCACCGCGGAGGTGACCCCCCACCACCTGCTGCTGACGACCGATCTGCTGGGCAGCTATGACCCGGTGTTCAAGGTCAACCCCCCGCTGCGGCCGCAGGAGGACGTCGATGCCCTGCGCGAGGCGCTCGTCGACGGGACGATCGATGCGGTGGCCACCGACCACGCCCCGCACGCCCGGCACGACAAGGAGCACGCCTTTCCCGACGCGGCCTTCGGTATGCTCGGGCTCGAGACGGCCTTCTCCGTCGTCCACGACGTGATGATCGCCTCCGGCCGCATGGACTGGGCGTTGCTCACCGAGCGGATGTCCACCGCCCCTGCCCGGATCGCGGGGCTGGCCGAGCACGGACAGCACATCCGCCCGGGCTCGCCCGCCAACCTCGTCCTCGTCGACCCACGTGCCGAGGTCACCGTCGACCCCGGCGCGTCGCTGTCCCTGTCCCGCAACACCCCCTTCGCCGGACGCACGCTCACCGGTCGCGTCCGCACCACGATCCTGAACGGCCGCATCACGGTAGCCGACGGAGAGGTTCGCCCATGA
- a CDS encoding aspartate carbamoyltransferase catalytic subunit, translated as MTRHLLSVSDLDDDALRSVLTTAAQMHDVQHRAVKKLPTLRGRTVINLFFEDSTRTRSSFEIAGKWMSADTINITGKGSSASKGESLRDTVRTIAAMGVDAIVMRHQASGAAQQVAGWFDESGVATSVLNAGDGTHEHPTQALLDAYTLEQRLGPLAGKRIAIVGDVTHSRVFRSNVLALPRLGAHVTVVAPPTLMPSGVASWAAADGFALSDDLDEVIDSGVDALMMLRVQRERMAGGFFPTPREYTVGYGLTRDRLATLTRRNPEAVICHPGPMNRGLEIAADAADAASSLVLDQVSAGVAVRMSVLYHLLASDGIVEGSLA; from the coding sequence ATGACTAGGCACCTGCTGTCCGTCTCCGACCTGGACGACGACGCCCTGCGCTCCGTGCTCACGACCGCAGCGCAGATGCACGACGTGCAGCACCGTGCGGTCAAGAAGCTGCCGACCCTGCGCGGACGCACCGTGATCAACCTCTTCTTCGAGGACTCCACCCGCACGCGCTCCTCCTTCGAGATCGCCGGCAAGTGGATGAGCGCCGACACGATCAACATCACCGGCAAGGGCTCGTCGGCGTCCAAGGGCGAGTCCCTGCGCGACACCGTGCGGACCATCGCCGCAATGGGTGTGGACGCCATCGTCATGCGCCACCAGGCCTCCGGTGCCGCGCAGCAGGTCGCCGGCTGGTTCGACGAGTCCGGGGTGGCCACCTCGGTCCTCAACGCCGGTGACGGCACCCACGAGCACCCCACCCAGGCACTCCTGGACGCCTACACGCTCGAGCAGCGCCTCGGCCCGCTCGCGGGGAAGCGGATCGCGATCGTCGGTGATGTCACCCACTCGCGGGTCTTCCGCTCCAACGTGCTCGCCCTGCCACGGCTCGGTGCGCACGTCACCGTGGTGGCACCGCCCACGCTCATGCCCAGCGGGGTCGCCTCGTGGGCGGCGGCCGACGGCTTCGCCCTCTCGGACGACCTCGACGAGGTCATCGACTCGGGCGTCGACGCGCTGATGATGCTGCGGGTGCAGCGCGAGCGCATGGCCGGTGGTTTCTTCCCCACGCCCCGCGAGTACACGGTCGGCTACGGACTCACCCGCGATCGGCTCGCGACACTGACCAGACGCAACCCCGAGGCGGTCATCTGCCACCCCGGCCCGATGAACCGCGGTCTGGAGATCGCCGCCGATGCCGCCGACGCGGCCAGCAGCCTCGTGCTCGACCAGGTCAGCGCCGGGGTCGCCGTGCGGATGAGCGTCCTGTACCACCTCCTCGCCTCGGACGGCATCGTCGAAGGGAGCCTCGCATGA
- a CDS encoding ABC transporter ATP-binding protein codes for MIAVENLTKRYGGLVAVDDITFEVRPGSVTGFLGPNGAGKSTAMRMMTGLTPPTSGRASVLGRAYKELPTPGRHVGVMLDASAQHPGRTGREVLRLAAMHLRLGTDEVRRALDRVGLTEKESARRVRNYSLGMRQRLGLAAALLGRPQVLILDEPANGLDPQGIHWMRGLLRDFADAGGTVLLSSHLLSEVQVIADEIVMIGRGRIVTRGRTSELLDARGTRVRSLDDARLATALEVAGHSVTTDRSGLVVPAPPEAVGRTALDAGVVLLELRAGGAGGLEEMFLEITAADAREGAAA; via the coding sequence ATGATCGCGGTAGAGAACCTCACCAAGCGCTACGGCGGGCTCGTCGCCGTCGACGACATCACCTTCGAGGTCCGGCCCGGCAGCGTCACCGGCTTCCTCGGACCCAACGGGGCCGGCAAGTCCACCGCCATGCGGATGATGACGGGACTGACCCCACCCACGAGCGGGCGGGCGAGCGTCCTGGGCCGCGCCTACAAGGAGCTGCCGACTCCGGGTCGGCACGTGGGCGTGATGCTGGATGCCTCCGCGCAGCACCCGGGACGCACTGGTCGTGAGGTGCTGCGCCTGGCTGCCATGCACCTCAGGCTCGGCACCGACGAGGTCCGTCGGGCCCTGGACCGCGTCGGCCTCACCGAGAAGGAGTCCGCCCGGCGGGTGCGCAACTACTCGCTCGGGATGCGTCAACGCCTGGGCCTGGCGGCCGCGCTGCTCGGGCGCCCGCAGGTGCTCATCCTCGACGAGCCCGCCAACGGACTCGACCCCCAGGGCATCCACTGGATGCGGGGTCTGTTGCGCGACTTCGCCGACGCCGGTGGCACCGTGCTGCTCTCCTCGCACCTGCTCAGCGAGGTGCAGGTCATCGCCGACGAGATCGTGATGATCGGTCGTGGTCGGATCGTCACCCGGGGGCGCACGAGCGAGTTGCTCGACGCACGCGGGACCCGGGTGCGCTCCCTCGACGACGCTCGGCTGGCCACCGCGCTGGAGGTGGCCGGCCACTCCGTCACCACCGACCGATCCGGTCTGGTGGTGCCGGCTCCGCCGGAGGCGGTCGGACGAACCGCCCTGGACGCCGGAGTCGTCCTGCTCGAGCTGCGCGCCGGTGGAGCCGGCGGCCTCGAGGAGATGTTCCTGGAGATCACCGCCGCCGACGCACGTGAAGGAGCAGCGGCATGA
- a CDS encoding ABC transporter permease, whose protein sequence is MSAITATTNDTPCALPALEDVGKVSFLRLVAIELRKSVNTRAGMWLMIVMTGLSLVVVGASAIWGPDEGHTLGSFLAVTAIPLMMLLPIVGIMLATQEWSTRTGLVTFTLEPRRGLVIAAKLVASAVLGLLVIAAAFVAAGLVTALVGGEWTLSGVSAGGMVLATVIFVLQGAAFGLAFLNTPFAIVASLVLPTAWTIASSLISALSDVAGWLNLEQPTGMLISGAEMSGENWAQLGTASLVWVGLPIAVGTWRVLTREVK, encoded by the coding sequence ATGAGCGCCATCACCGCAACCACCAACGACACGCCCTGCGCGCTGCCCGCCCTCGAGGACGTCGGGAAGGTCTCCTTCCTGCGGCTCGTGGCCATCGAGCTGCGCAAGTCGGTCAACACCCGCGCCGGGATGTGGCTGATGATCGTCATGACCGGCCTCTCGCTCGTGGTCGTGGGCGCCTCCGCCATCTGGGGCCCGGACGAGGGCCACACCCTCGGATCCTTCCTCGCAGTCACGGCGATTCCGTTGATGATGCTGCTGCCGATCGTGGGGATCATGCTCGCCACCCAGGAGTGGAGCACCCGCACCGGGCTGGTCACCTTCACCCTGGAGCCGCGTCGTGGCCTGGTCATTGCCGCGAAGCTGGTCGCCTCGGCCGTCCTCGGGCTCCTGGTCATCGCCGCCGCCTTCGTGGCGGCCGGCCTCGTCACAGCCCTCGTGGGCGGCGAGTGGACCCTGTCCGGGGTCTCCGCCGGCGGCATGGTGCTTGCGACGGTCATCTTCGTCCTGCAGGGCGCGGCGTTCGGACTGGCCTTCCTCAACACGCCCTTCGCCATCGTTGCCTCGCTCGTGCTGCCCACCGCGTGGACCATCGCGTCGAGCCTCATCTCGGCGCTGAGTGACGTCGCCGGGTGGCTCAACCTCGAGCAGCCGACCGGCATGCTCATCTCGGGTGCCGAGATGAGCGGTGAGAACTGGGCACAGCTGGGCACCGCGAGCCTGGTCTGGGTCGGGCTGCCGATCGCCGTCGGCACCTGGCGGGTGCTCACCCGCGAGGTGAAGTAA
- the efp gene encoding elongation factor P, with product MASTNDLKNGMVLNLEGQLWTVVEFQHVKPGKGPAFVRTKLKNVTSGKSIDKTFNAGTKVETSNVDKQTMQYLYNDGTDFIFMDPGTFDQIPVTPEVMGDASKFLLENNEAVVARHEGNVLYVELPPSVELEITYTEPGLQGDRSTGGSKSATLETGAEISVPLFLEQGTRVKVDTRDGSYLGRVN from the coding sequence GTGGCATCGACGAACGACCTCAAGAACGGCATGGTCCTCAACCTCGAGGGGCAGCTGTGGACCGTCGTGGAGTTCCAGCACGTCAAGCCCGGCAAGGGTCCGGCCTTCGTGCGCACGAAGCTGAAGAACGTCACCAGCGGCAAGAGCATCGACAAGACCTTCAACGCGGGGACCAAGGTCGAGACGTCCAACGTCGACAAGCAGACGATGCAGTACCTGTACAACGACGGTACCGATTTCATCTTCATGGACCCGGGCACCTTCGACCAGATCCCGGTCACGCCCGAGGTCATGGGTGACGCCAGCAAGTTCCTCCTGGAGAACAACGAGGCGGTCGTGGCCCGGCACGAGGGCAACGTCCTCTACGTCGAGCTGCCGCCGTCGGTCGAGCTCGAGATCACCTACACCGAGCCCGGTCTGCAGGGTGACCGCTCCACGGGTGGGTCCAAGTCGGCCACCCTCGAGACCGGCGCCGAGATCTCGGTGCCGCTCTTCCTGGAGCAGGGCACCCGCGTGAAGGTCGACACCCGCGACGGTTCCTACCTCGGTCGCGTGAACTGA
- a CDS encoding AI-2E family transporter, with translation MQQSPSTTQDPGVNDRGAVIGDGITWLARWSLRLLLVAVGAAVCWWLLGVLWVGVFPVILALIVTTVLSGPMSWLRRRRVPSALGAALVLLGSLMIFFGVLGAIAPSMISQAGDLADSAAEGLTSLQERLAQPPFNVDSQTIDQGVTTATQWLQERGGDIASGALTGASAVGSGLVTLVLVLVLVFFFLKDGPAFLPFVRGVSGERAGDHFTEVATRAWNTLGGFVRTQALVSLVDAVLIGAGLLLLGVPLAFPLAVLTFFGGFIPIIGAFSVGALSVLVALVAQGPTTALLVLALIIAVQQLEGNVLQPFLQGRSMQLHAGVILLAVAVGGTVAGIVGAFLSVPIAAVGAVVLRYLSEQANLRSGSVRADGVPTETAEGRRAAARAEQAAVVARARAERAAREDARVGVGVDGVPARRRGLFVGIADRLFG, from the coding sequence GTGCAGCAGTCACCGAGCACCACCCAGGACCCCGGAGTCAATGACCGCGGGGCGGTGATCGGCGACGGCATCACCTGGTTGGCCAGGTGGTCGCTGCGCCTGCTCCTCGTCGCGGTCGGAGCAGCCGTGTGCTGGTGGCTCCTCGGCGTCCTGTGGGTCGGGGTCTTCCCGGTGATCCTGGCGCTGATCGTCACGACCGTCCTGTCGGGCCCCATGTCCTGGCTACGCCGTCGCCGGGTGCCGTCGGCGCTGGGAGCTGCGCTCGTCCTCCTCGGTTCGCTCATGATCTTCTTCGGCGTGCTCGGCGCGATCGCCCCGTCGATGATCAGTCAGGCCGGTGACCTCGCCGACTCGGCGGCGGAGGGTCTGACCAGCCTGCAGGAACGCCTGGCGCAGCCACCCTTCAACGTCGACAGCCAGACCATCGACCAAGGGGTCACCACGGCGACGCAGTGGTTGCAGGAGCGTGGCGGTGACATCGCCTCGGGGGCACTGACCGGGGCGTCGGCCGTGGGCAGCGGCCTGGTGACGCTCGTCCTCGTCCTCGTCCTCGTCTTCTTCTTCCTCAAGGACGGGCCGGCCTTTCTCCCCTTCGTCCGTGGCGTCTCCGGCGAGCGCGCCGGAGACCACTTCACCGAGGTCGCGACCCGCGCCTGGAACACCCTCGGCGGCTTCGTGCGCACCCAGGCGCTGGTGTCACTGGTGGACGCCGTCCTCATCGGGGCCGGACTGCTCCTGCTCGGCGTCCCGCTCGCCTTCCCGCTGGCGGTGCTCACCTTCTTCGGGGGGTTCATCCCGATCATCGGTGCCTTCTCCGTCGGTGCCCTCTCGGTCCTCGTCGCGCTCGTCGCGCAGGGTCCGACCACGGCCCTGCTCGTGCTGGCGCTGATCATCGCGGTGCAGCAGCTCGAGGGCAACGTCCTGCAACCCTTCCTCCAAGGACGCTCGATGCAGCTGCACGCCGGGGTCATCCTCCTCGCGGTGGCCGTGGGCGGCACCGTCGCCGGCATCGTCGGTGCCTTCCTCTCCGTCCCGATCGCGGCCGTGGGTGCGGTCGTGCTGCGCTACCTCAGCGAGCAGGCCAACCTGCGCTCCGGCTCGGTCCGCGCGGACGGCGTCCCCACGGAGACCGCCGAGGGGCGACGGGCGGCCGCCCGTGCCGAGCAGGCCGCCGTCGTGGCCCGTGCCAGGGCCGAGCGAGCGGCCCGGGAGGACGCCCGCGTCGGTGTGGGCGTCGACGGGGTGCCGGCGCGGCGTCGCGGCCTCTTCGTCGGGATCGCCGACCGGCTCTTCGGCTGA
- the nusB gene encoding transcription antitermination factor NusB yields the protein MSARTKARKRAIDLLFEAESRDINAGELAQERAERPVTPAPLNPYTITAVRGVVAHWSDINDALTTYSQGWSLERMPDVDRAILRLGAWEILYGEDVPDEVAVSEAVGLATELSTDESPRFINGLLARIVEVKPTLV from the coding sequence GTGAGCGCACGCACCAAGGCCCGCAAGCGGGCCATCGACCTGCTCTTCGAGGCCGAGTCACGAGACATCAACGCCGGTGAGCTGGCGCAGGAGCGGGCCGAGCGACCCGTGACCCCGGCGCCGTTGAACCCCTACACGATCACCGCGGTCCGCGGGGTCGTCGCGCACTGGAGCGACATCAACGATGCGCTGACCACCTACAGCCAGGGCTGGAGCCTCGAGCGGATGCCCGACGTGGACCGTGCGATCCTGCGCCTGGGCGCCTGGGAGATCCTCTACGGTGAGGACGTGCCCGACGAGGTCGCCGTCAGCGAAGCCGTCGGGCTGGCCACCGAGCTGAGCACCGACGAGTCGCCCCGCTTCATCAACGGTCTGCTCGCGCGGATCGTGGAGGTCAAGCCGACGCTCGTGTGA